A stretch of DNA from Hippoglossus stenolepis isolate QCI-W04-F060 chromosome 16, HSTE1.2, whole genome shotgun sequence:
CGGTGCCCTTTAGAAGATGGTGAGATCAAGGGTGGATAGAATTGCCTCCTTCTACTCAAGTTTATGCTAGTCGTTCCAATTCTTTGCGCTCAACATATCTGCTGTATTTTTCCGCTGGCTGCCCACCTCCACTTTTTTAACTTGTCGAACACCGTGGGACTAGCCCATACACAAACATGGATCAGCTTGAGGCAAGAGACAACAGGTTAGTCTGGACAGACTTCTCTATGCTACCACATTAATGAAGGAGCATAGAAATTCTCAGATGGCGCTTGAGGGGAGATTAAAGAGACAGTTGGTAAAGATGAGACGATCTAAAggaactatttaaaaaaacccCGCTGCAACGGGTTTGTCAAGGCAAGGAAGCACACACAAGCCCCAAGCGGTGCTATTGGAGGAAACAAACCAGTGACAACactgttcagtttgtgtttcttctttgcCTTTTCCTGGCAGTGGTGCTGTATAAGTCTTGCGATGACACTGGGGAGGACTGCACTGAGTACTAGTGGCTCATGTGCGAGTATAAAAGGGAAACTGTCAGAGCAGTCTGTCAAGCATTAGCGTAGTTTAAGAGCCCAGTCACACATACGTGAATGTATCAAGGGAGAATCTTCACCTcccgttcacttccaatctgtgcaaGCGAGGAGTCAAATATAACATTTGCTTCTTTTGGCAAAGCAAATTGCAGCGGGGCTTCGAATAGAGTTGAACTTTGGTAAACCCACGATATTCGCTTCACATTCGCTAATGTGTGACTGGCCCTAAAGCTTCACAACTCTGATAATGAACTTGATTGgttcaaagtgttttatctgcaacaaaaacatctttctGAGATTGTGCCAAAAAATATGGCTTTAGTTATAATTCTCTTAATTTTTATAGATGTTGACTGAAGAACACTTACAAAAACCTAAATCTGATTCGGTCCTCAGGTACCAGCCCTCGTTTCATGGCGTAGACCTCTCTGCCCTGCGGGGGGCAGCTGTGGATGAGTACTTCCGCCAGCCAATAGTGGTAAGTTATccatcacacatacacacacaggtttacatTGGATGATTAATTAAATGACTGGGCATGGCAAAGAGGCGCGGGGTTCTCACTTGAGGACTTTATCTTCACTCAGTGAAGTTTACTTTTGAGAGTCTGACCCAAGGGCCATCTCTTACAATGGCATCCTGGTTCATGAAACCATCCTGAGTCTAACAGTAGATCCATGGATTCTTTACTTTGCCTGATGATACTTTTGCAAATGTGTGCAGGTGTTCTTTGGTTGAGAAACAGTCTTGCATGTGAGTTGAATTAGACTTGATGTTTTGCTGTAGTCTTGTAGGATGAGCTGAGATTTCCCTCCTCAGGACACATTCGATATCCGTATTCTGATGGCCAAATCGGTCAAATACACAGTGAACTTCCTGGAGGCCAAAGAAGATGATCtttacaggtgtgtgtctgtcggtgTATGGTTGCttgtttttcatataaataattatattaaatgtatGTCATACTCAAGTGTAAATAACATGTCTCCTTCCAAACCTTTTCCTTTGGATCACAGGATAGAGATTCCCTTTAAGTTCCACATGATGCACTCTGGCCTGGTACACGGTTTAGCTTTCTGGTTTGATGTGGCATTCGTGGGATCTATGTAAGTCACTCATAGACATGTGGACATTTGAAATGCGTTGAATCttaagaaatacattttattagtCCCACACAGTTGACTTACTCTCACAGCACAACCCCTCTTTACACCCCTCCTGTAGGGTGACAGTATGGCTGTCCACAGCACCCACAGAGCCTCTCACCCACTGGTACCAGGTGCGCTGTCTGCTGCAGTCTCCCCTCTTCACCAAGGCTGGGGATACACTATCTGGAACTGCAACGCTGTTGGCCAACAAGAGGTATGATAGCCGTTTGTACTTGAAAATAACTGAGTTCTCTCTGGCATTGTCGTCCACCTATTTCaatttagaaaatattatttaacaATAATTAGCAAAATAAATATAGGCCCTGAAATCGAAGGCAAAGAATAGtggttctgttttttaaatgaaattgagaaaaacttaacttaaaatTGAAAGGGTCCAACAAATGGGAAGTGCTTAACTATCTACATTAGAGAGAAAAGGAATAGAAAAGAGGAAATAGAAATGACGGGAAATTGAACTATTTCAATTGtgcaaaaaagagaaacaaacaaagcctTTATGTTGCATAAAAAGTGAACTCCTTGCCAGCCGCAGTTACAGCTATTGTATGGATACATataagagcagcagcacagaccaTGACACTTCCCCACTTTAAAACGTTGCAGAGAGGTTAAATGACGTTCAAAGTTTTGAACATGATTTTGATAATTTCACAAATCTTTGAAATCAGTCAGTCTACCATTCAGCTATAAtgttaataaaaactaaaactatgtATGTAGACACAATCACTGTAGCTTTACTCTTAACCAACTTCTCTTAATCAGAGTCTCTGCTGATTGCCGGGCAACCTCTGTGACAACAAGACTCCTTGATGTTACTGTAGCTGGTCAAAAAATAGTCACGCTCCTACCCCTCTGTAAAACCcctgttatttttacatttgggTATTGTACGGATTAAACAGAGATATGGCATGTTGATCAGTGAACTTAAGAGGCTTGCTTGTAGATGGATTTAGTTACTGTTGGACAGCGCCAGACGAGTTGTAATCCTTTTTCCCAGTATTTGTGCAAAGCTAAGCTAGCAGGCTGCAGACTTTAGCTTCATGTTTAGGATACAGACACAAGTAGGTTTTACGTTGTCATGTAACTAAGCAAGAAAGCAAAAaagcacatttcccaaaatgtcaaagtagtCATTAAAGGCCCATTACTCCCCAGTAAATATCTGAGCTCTCATGTGCATTTGTtgtaattaattaaatgataCATAGCTGGTCTCCTTCCCAACAGACAAAGCTACGACATCAGTATTGTTGCCCAGGTAGACCAGACAGGATCAAAGTCCAGCAACCTCCTGGACTTGAAGAACCCCTTTTTCAGGTGAGTTGCTCTCCTGACCCCAGCAAACACACCTGTATGTAGATGGCGCTATACAGGGGCTGAGATGGGGAACACGGTATGCGTCTCTAATTtccaacatgtgtgtgtatgtaaatgcAGGTACACAGGCACCACCCCCAACCCTCCTCCTGGCTCACACTACACTTCCCCATCTGAAAATATGTGGAACACAGGTGGAGCCTACAGCATGAATCAGGGGATGGCTGTATCAGGTGAACAGACACATGAACACTGGTAGATGAAACATATCCTCCAGGTTCAGGTTTCCTGAATGTCACCGAAAATTtaagagacaggaagaggcaGTCTGAATATGGGGTAATGCTGAGTGTTGGTTAGTCATTTTCTATGCGAGTGTAACGATGCATTGATGCAAGGTGTGTTCATAGCGCGTCATTTTTAGGCCTGCATTTCAATTATATCCTAAGTTGTCTGGAAGTGCTTATCACATGGCATCAAGGAATACTGGTGTgacagggctccagactaacaTTTTACATTGGTCGCACTGGTGCGcctaactttttcatttaggtgcaccAGCAAATAATTTAGGTGAACCTAAAACTTTCACTGCATCTTTTGGCACCGCAATAACTCACCTATTTGACCTTTTGTTGACAGTCCACATATACTTTGGTGATTTCTGGACAGGGGCATGGTATCAGCAatcactcttcacacacaaacagacaatcaCATGCtgcgtgttgtgtgtggcagTTGAACAGCTCGCGCACTAAATGTCTTtctcaatgtgtttaaatacgggtctcaaacaaacacaaagtactgttcaggtcctaatatcttctgattagtgttggtgtttattgttgaagtgtaaagtgagcgcaggaGTGTGGAGGTAACACACCCAGAAAGGAGACTAATGgttctgctctgatcctgaaacAGCGGCGGGattcattttgtgtctgttgtcgAACCCCTGTATTAAATTTTGTCGCCACTGTTGGACAATATCTAGCCTGATTCACCGCCTCTCCTCTCACATCTCTGCTCCACTGTCTGTTTCCCCCTGCTTGAGGGAGTGTgggcggggcctgtgtgtgtgagtgtaaactccgcagaggagagatgagagaagcGATATGACTCGCTGAAATGCACATAGACACACCAGCTAAATATTTGACGAACCGGTGCGACCAAGTAATTTGTTGTCACACAGATTTTTGGTACTCTGGAGCCTTATATCATAAACAGTTGCTATGAGCATTGGTGATCTGAGCCAGCGATACATTCACTGTCTTCTTTGTGTCCACAAGGAAAGGGCTTCATTGAATGTGATGGTATTTTTATATACAGCTACACAAACCCACTTCACCGTTTTTGTCCCCTTACAAATCAAATATTTCCTGTTGTTCCACCActactttaacatttaaaaagcacatGCAAGACGTTGCACAGTGCCATCTGTAGTTTTATGCTCCATTTCAtgcataaacacaacaaaatgaaatctacttactgtgtgttgtttatCTGATTCCTGACAGTTTTGTGTCGACAGTTTTGTGTCACCCAAAACTGATCTGGGAacattattttcactgttttcttccCTCTATGTCTTATATGTAACAAATGTGTGCCTCAGAAAGCAGAATCAAACATAACCCCactgaaagaaaatacatttgaatgaaaactgACATGTTATCTGTAATTATGTCAGTCACAAGCCACAAAGCCTAATGCTAACCTTTGGAGTGaaatgaacatgtttgtgttcatagTGTCTCTTCTGCCTCACATCTGTTATAAGGaaacaaaaaggcagaaaaacGGCCTCATATTTTTTACGTCTGTGGGGTAAATGtttattgctttgttttctgtcttgcTTCCTCCAGGGATGCCTGCAGCTTATGACCTCAGTACAGTCATTGGCGGCGGCCCGGCAGTGTCTCACAACAACCTCATCCCCTTAGGTATGAACCACACACCTCCGGACTTCTACACACCTCATGAAACGTAATGTCAGGAATATCAATAGGGGAGCGACTGAACAAGTCTGCAGTGAGGCAGGAAGTGCCAGATGCGCATAAAAGTAGAAACTTGACAAGACTTTGATTGCTTGGCTGCTAAATCCCACTTCACAAAgctgaaataatgaaatgtgtaaGTTTATTACTGAAAGAGACAGCTGTCACATAACATGTGAACTCATGATCAGTGATAAGCTGATATTAGTTCAGCCTCAGTAAAGAGCCAGATATGTTTGACCTTTTGAAACCAGGGAGAGACAGTCGATCAGCCTAAAcctcatgtttaaatgtaatgttatgaatgaaattattttacatttgtgtaactgttcataattatataataatatgttaCGGTATATTGTCAGTCcattttttctgcttttatgtctttttctttaactGATAACTCCGTTCAAAGGGGAAATAGGTGTGTTTTGCCTGCACTGACGCTTAGTCGAGTTGTCTGCCTTTTCAAAAAACAACTCCATATCAGGCCTTTTTCCTATCAGGTGACATCTGAGATATCTTACTAACCTGAACACATGTATAACAATAACTTCTCTGATTAACGAGGTATCTGATGTCaaatggtagtgatgatgatgatgatgatgcctaTGAATTgtccttcagtgttttcagtaaTCCGTCCTGCCACCCTTCTTAAAGACCCGTTAACACCTATAATGAGCGACCTGTTGGCCTTCTTCATCGGTGCGAGTGCTTTCATGCAAACTAGGCACACTGGCTTGTGTGACACACAACTTGTGCCCATGTGTTGTGTACACCCCCACTTTGgccaaattaaaatgtctcctTACCTGTACACAGCCCTGATCTATATCCTCCCAAACAAAGTCAAGAAAAAAGCATTCCACAGTTAAAAGGcagcaacccccccccacccccgttttgtttttttaagatgaatttatttacatttactgttgACATGTTTTGACATATAAAGCCGTTCTTCGAGTATTTGTAAAGACAGTCAGAAGATAATGTTTAAAAGTGTACACTTGGTAAGAGGTCTTCTACGTAACATGTATGTATTCACTTTATACAGGCACTGCTGACGCTGCATCGTACTTTTCATTTAGCTCTGTCATTTCAACACTTGATCTTTATTCAGTCCGTAACACTAAATCTTGACTTTTCAACTTTTAATTTCAGCTGAAAATTTCCAGCAGCTTTCACATGTACACTACCCAAAAATGTGACAGTCAGTAACTGGACTGCCACTGTGAGTAACTTGAGTTGATGTAACAGGTTTCATGGCATCTATGTAGTATTTTGTAGTTGAGCAGAAAACGTGCTAAAATCTGTGTCATGTAACTGTGCTctcttctctgattggtcacagTGAACACCGGGATTGTAAACCACACCCACTCCAGGATGGGCTCCATCATGAGCACAGGGATTGTGCAGGGTACGTCCAGCTTAACAGAAACGAACAATGAAATCAGTATGTGcatctttataaacacacaatgtACAATGCAGTTGTCTTCAGCATCCGTGTTGAATGCCGATCTGTTCTCTTCCGCCCAGGAGCAACAACCGGACAGTCGGGCCCAAGCAGCAGTGGTTCTTACTATCCCGTCACCAACCAGTTCACAATGGGCGGCGCTGCCATCTCCATGGCCTCACCTATGGTCATCCCCAGCAACACCATGCATTACGGCAGTTAAGACAAGGACTCCGCAAAGACCTCTTCAGcctccccaccccccccgcATGACAAGAGATCCCCAACCCTCCCAGTGGAGCTCCTGTCTACGCCCCCGCCCCCACCCTTCAACCCTGACTGATCCTCCATTCGCAGCCAAAACCAATATACCAAAACCAGTGCCGCGCTGGCACTCCCTCCCCTTGTTCGTCAACCACATTCTACTCCGTTCAGTCCATCACGATATGAACTATATAAACGGTCAAACACTCGTATCCGTCCAGACTCTTGTCTTGCTAACCCCCGAAACCTCCTTTACCCTTTCTCCTCCTGGGACTGCAACACATGCACAGCTGAGATGCACAGCCGTTATCACTTATCCCCCTCCTGGGTTTTCACCCTCCTTACTGTCTCAATCCCTCCACTCcccttatctttttttttaaatgtcaagatGATCCCAGTGTTCCCCCCCCAATATACCTGTTGCCAGATACCAGCATCAGTCCTTTCCCACAATTCTCCTCACCTCTGTACCACATCTTCGCTGAAGTGTTGCGTTAGTGTAGTAGGACACTATTATCATCAACACTCTGCTCTGAGCTGCCATCTTGGCTTTTCATATCGGATACAAATACATGTCCTTAGCCTTTGTGCACAAGAGACTCATGCCAGACAAGTGGCAGTTCACACAAATCACGTTTCCCTTGTTTTCTCAGTGTCGATAATTCATTTTGTCGGCAGAGGCTGATATATCAGAAAACTGCAGCTTATCTACATACCTTGGCACCCTAAGGAGGATgcagaaaatgtgctttttccTGTTACTCAGACAAACTAACCATCCACGTTCTTCTCATAaccctgtgtgtttgtacttgaCAGTAATTATGTTGCTTTCCACTGAGGTTCACATATATATCATGTTTTGGGAGAACGCTGGTCACCTTCCATGCCTAGTGATGAGAGATGAGCATCACATTTATCTGTGTCTGAAGTAGAAAGTCAATGAGATGAAACAGGCTGTAAAACTTCTCTTATCGCTATGAATGACACCCGCTGACATtgttaatatacaaatataattagtgcagctttaagtaTACTGTAATGTGGTTACCCTAAAGTTTTTAAgtttatatctttaaaatgtgaacctttaaaaaatataataatgcagctgttttcaggccAGTTGTGTTGTTCTTAGCCAACAATCAGCTGGGTCCAGGGTCCGCAACGCAAGAGTCCTGTCCTCATACATCCTGTGGGGTTGCCAGGTTTGAAAAAGCATTTCAAAGTGAACAAAAAGCCAGGTGACACTTTTTCTTCTTACTACTAATTAAAAAAGGGACTTTCTCGAAGTTGTAATTTGTCTGATCTGACAGAGCGAGGCTGTACTGGACACACtcaaattatgaaaatgtgtctttaagcCCCCTGACTGGTGTGTCTTAGTCTCACACAATGAACTGTACAACACTGTCAGTGTCTTCTTTAAAATTATTCTTGGTGTCGCCCTTAGTTTTACACAAAGCGACAGTAGTAGTTTGGTGTAGTGAAAAATTAGACTGCGTGGAAGATGACCAATAGGAA
This window harbors:
- the carm1 gene encoding histone-arginine methyltransferase CARM1 isoform X1, giving the protein MAVSVFPGVRLLSIGDANGDIQRHSEQQPLRLEVKTTQDAALINLSNGEEASVFKCSVSRETECSRVGKQSFIITLGCNSVLLQFSSPAEFQSFYNLMKNCRGHLSEHSVFSDRTEESSAVQYFQFYGYLSQQQNMMQDYVRTGTYQRAILQNHNDFKDKVVLDVGCGSGILSFFAAQAGARKVYAVEASTMAQHAEVLVNSNRLGERVIVIPGKVEEVTLPEQVDIIISEPMGYMLFNERMLESYLHAKKFLKPNGKMFPTIGDVHLAPFTDEQLYMEQFTKANFWYQPSFHGVDLSALRGAAVDEYFRQPIVDTFDIRILMAKSVKYTVNFLEAKEDDLYRIEIPFKFHMMHSGLVHGLAFWFDVAFVGSMVTVWLSTAPTEPLTHWYQVRCLLQSPLFTKAGDTLSGTATLLANKRQSYDISIVAQVDQTGSKSSNLLDLKNPFFRYTGTTPNPPPGSHYTSPSENMWNTGGAYSMNQGMAVSGMPAAYDLSTVIGGGPAVSHNNLIPLVNTGIVNHTHSRMGSIMSTGIVQGTSSLTETNNEIRATTGQSGPSSSGSYYPVTNQFTMGGAAISMASPMVIPSNTMHYGS
- the carm1 gene encoding histone-arginine methyltransferase CARM1 isoform X2, producing MAVSVFPGVRLLSIGDANGDIQRHSEQQPLRLEVKTTQDAALINLSNGEEASVFKCSVSRETECSRVGKQSFIITLGCNSVLLQFSSPAEFQSFYNLMKNCRGHLSEHSVFSDRTEESSAVQYFQFYGYLSQQQNMMQDYVRTGTYQRAILQNHNDFKDKVVLDVGCGSGILSFFAAQAGARKVYAVEASTMAQHAEVLVNSNRLGERVIVIPGKVEEVTLPEQVDIIISEPMGYMLFNERMLESYLHAKKFLKPNGKMFPTIGDVHLAPFTDEQLYMEQFTKANFWYQPSFHGVDLSALRGAAVDEYFRQPIVDTFDIRILMAKSVKYTVNFLEAKEDDLYRIEIPFKFHMMHSGLVHGLAFWFDVAFVGSMVTVWLSTAPTEPLTHWYQVRCLLQSPLFTKAGDTLSGTATLLANKRQSYDISIVAQVDQTGSKSSNLLDLKNPFFRYTGTTPNPPPGSHYTSPSENMWNTGGAYSMNQGMAVSGMPAAYDLSTVIGGGPAVSHNNLIPLVNTGIVNHTHSRMGSIMSTGIVQGATTGQSGPSSSGSYYPVTNQFTMGGAAISMASPMVIPSNTMHYGS